The genomic region GAACATGGGATAGCACAGGGCACCGCACCGGGTCAAGTTGCCAGAGCCCCAAGGTTTGTATACGATAAACGCGCATACACATCATACGGGTGCGCAGCGTGTCGCCTCCTGGATATATATGTTGTTTCGctgcagcctcctcctcctccatcccacgcgcacctgcgctctctctccttcgcctctcACACGTACCCAACATGTGAAACGCAGCAACCACAACGAAGCTCGTTACTCTTGCATCGACAtccacccatccacccacaACCATACACCTAAAGAAAAAccccaacaacaacgcgcgACTGTATAAGCACAAACGTGCGGgcacacctgcagcagctgaaacGACTGCTTAGCttccccttttcctttttttcgcaCGGACTTACTTGGACGATCTCGGAGAGGCGTTGCAgattttttttgttttcgtctGCGCTGTTATCTTTATCGCTGTGTGCAGCCGACGCTCACGAGACGTGCCCTTCTACTTGCatctgcgcacacgcccatAGCTGTAccgaagcgcgcgcgcaggcaaaaggaaagggggggggggaagaggcgAAAGGGGCGGGGAAACTGGTAAGGGAAAGGGTAGAAGAACAAGTCAGccagaaaacaacaacaacaacaacaacaacacaaacaTAAGGGAAGCTGCGGAGTGTtgcgctttttttttgttgcttcGCTGCCCTTGCCGTTTGGTTTCCTTCGGTGTCGACATACGCATAGCACGCACAAACCCTCACACGCGCATCATCGCCTTcgtgcctccctctctctctctctgtacgAGAAGCGTGCAATGCGACTCGGAAAACAGCTGCCAGGAAGCGCGCAGCACATGCGTGCGGGGCGCGCACCTATTttggtggtggcagtggtgcTCCTGTGTGCCACCGTCTTTGCCTCGGCCGGCATCACTGGCCACTCGATCGGCACGATTATATCGCCTGAAGCGAATGCCTACCGCAGCCGTCGTACCCTCTCCCCGATGGACTATTATAAACTCCCTGTTTGCCAGCCCTCCGATGAGGTGATGAAAGCGAGGCGCGAACATCCCTTTATTGGCGAAATTCTGATGGGCAATCGTCTTGTTCCGACCATGTTCGAGTTCCGAGTTGGCGAGGACGTCAAGTGTGCCAACTTGTGCAATGCCAGCTTCACTGTAAAAGCGGTGCGGCGGGCGAACTACATGATCAATAATGACTACTACGTGCGCATGTTCCTCGACAACAAGCCGCTCGTTTCGGCATCTCCTCATGAGGGGAGTAACGCGTACCTCCTCGGCTACCCTCTTGGCGCACAGAACAGCGTTGAAAAGACCCAAGTGAAGACGAACATTATTCACAATCATCTCGACTTTACCATTCGCGTAAAAAACCGGGCGATCTCTCAGTTCACGGGAGAGGAGGTGATTGGCTTCAAAGTCGTCGCTAGAAGTCTTGCGGAGGTGGACACgtgcacagcgacagcgtTTCAGCACTCAAACCAACCGTACGTCTTGCCGAGTTATAGGGATGGAAAAGATGCCAAGGTCCCTTTCACGTACAGCGTGATGTGGGAGAGGTCTAACGAGGAGTACCCCATCGAGCACAGAATCGGAGAAGATGCCCAGAGGCGCGGGCACCGGATCGCGACTCTGTACGGCTTTCTGCTTACCATGCTGACGGGCGTTGTGGTAGCGTTTGTGATGCTCCGCACTGTGCGCAAGGACCTGGCCGTCTACCTCGACGAGGAGCTGGACGAGAGGGAGATACGTGAGGACTCAGGCTGGAAGCTGGTACGCGGCGACGTTTTCCGCCCACCCCAGCAAGCCGCAGCCCTGGCGACGGCCGTCGGCGCCGGGTGCCAGATTGTGGTGACAATGCTCAGCAGCGTGTTTCTCTGCGCCATCCACGTGGTGGACTCGACGCACCGCGGCACCTTCCTGAGCACCGTCATTGTACTTTTTCTGATTGGTCACGTTGTCTCCGGCTTTGTGACAACTCGACTGCTGAAGCTCTTC from Leishmania major strain Friedlin complete genome, chromosome 34 harbors:
- a CDS encoding transmembrane/endomembrane-like protein is translated as MRLGKQLPGSAQHMRAGRAPILVVAVVLLCATVFASAGITGHSIGTIISPEANAYRSRRTLSPMDYYKLPVCQPSDEVMKARREHPFIGEILMGNRLVPTMFEFRVGEDVKCANLCNASFTVKAVRRANYMINNDYYVRMFLDNKPLVSASPHEGSNAYLLGYPLGAQNSVEKTQVKTNIIHNHLDFTIRVKNRAISQFTGEEVIGFKVVARSLAEVDTCTATAFQHSNQPYVLPSYRDGKDAKVPFTYSVMWERSNEEYPIEHRIGEDAQRRGHRIATLYGFLLTMLTGVVVAFVMLRTVRKDLAVYLDEELDEREIREDSGWKLVRGDVFRPPQQAAALATAVGAGCQIVVTMLSSVFLCAIHVVDSTHRGTFLSTVIVLFLIGHVVSGFVTTRLLKLFGIGTWKTAMCCMAVFPAALGGGVMLLNLIHWAKHSTAAIPFLTVVGIILSWLLISLPFGCFGIYWGFKMDTLAVTARVSSIPRLIPEDADSMTLYYVLAGSLVPFIACCVEMPFALNAFWREESMYLYGFLTFFSIALVVLSAEVGIVVTYFTLRGEDYRWWWRSYSALATTGIHVFAYSIFFLKRSLQIRALSSIILFLGYMLGASIMFGMALGSIGFIGSFWLVQKMYASIKAE